One part of the Denticeps clupeoides chromosome 8, fDenClu1.1, whole genome shotgun sequence genome encodes these proteins:
- the LOC114795571 gene encoding actin-binding LIM protein 1-like isoform X7 has translation MVMVKEKVSHAQDSHHPSEKPLIHCSKCGEPCKGEVLRVQSKHFHIKCFTCKVCGCDLAQGGFFVKNGDYLCTLDYQRIHGTRCNACGDFVEGEVVTALGKTYHPNCFVCTICKRPFPAGDRVTFNGKDCLCQYCIQPMSPGPKDFMGPSSCAGCSRDIKNGQALLALDSQWHLGCFKCKACGKVLTGEYISKDGAPYCEKDYQIHFGVQCEVCQQFITGKVLEAGDKHYHPNCARCSRCNQMFTEGEEMYLQGSTVWHPGCKNTTRTEDRQRLLLPSLTLLHKTQRQPTCSSSESICSRPGSSIPGSPGHTIYAKVDNEILDYRDLAAIPKVKAIYDIERPDLITYEPLYTTSLDEIQERNESLGELHTLRRERSPMPDDRSSRTMSPTPCAEGCHDMRERILQRSTSQGSIGSPVYSRHSYTPTMSRSPQHFHRPGTEPSSGRSSPLSSHWPDSRPVTPPLSMTPNHFHLPDQGANIYRKPPIYKQHAVFATQSKSADDIIKSSKFPSAFAPSLDESDFWPCPPSQAFLGSEGRRRSREEEEEDFQKRRQLQEEHLSKIQSGLGKLILKEEMEKEMSRELHGRSVSAQRYDPQQNCRADPASKTSSLPGYGKNGLHRPQSTDFMQYNSFGDVCGGAREFQHMQDSHVPLARMDRGVSMPNMLEPKVYPYEMLMITSRGRSKLPRDVDRTRLERHLAPDTFFEIFGMEIQQFDRLPLWKRNDMKKRAKLF, from the exons ATGgtcatggtcaaggaaaaag TATCTCATGCCCAGGACAGTCACCACCCGTCAGAGAAGCCCCTGATACACTGCTCCAAATGCGGGGAACCATGCAAAGGAGAGGTTCTGCGGGTGCAGTCCAAGCACTTTCACATCAAGTGCTTCACATGCAAAG TGTGCGGCTGCGACCTGGCCCAGGGCGGCTTCTTTGTGAAGAACGGCGACTACCTGTGCACTCTGGACTACCAGCGCATCCACGGCacccgctgcaatgcctgtgGGGACTTTGTGGAGGGGGAGGTGGTGACTGCACTGGGCAAAACCTACCATCCTAACTGCTTCGTCTGCACCATTTGCAA ACGGCCATTTCCTGCTGGGGATCGAGTCACGTTTAATGGTAAAGACTGCCTGTGCCAGTACTGCATACAGCCAATGTCTCCTGGACCCAAAGATTTCATGGGACCAAGCA gctgTGCCGGCTGCAGCAGGGATATTAAGAATGGACAGGCTCTCCTGGCCCTCGACAGCCAGTGGCACCTGGGCTGCTTCAAGTGCAAAGCCTGCGGCAAAGTTCTCACTGGGGAGTACATAAGCAA AGATGGAGCACCTTACTGTGAGAAAGATTACCAGATCCATTTTGGAGTCCAGTGTgaagtgtgtcagcagttcatCACAGGAAAAGTGCTGGAG GCTGGGGACAAGCACTACCATCCCAACTGCGCTCGATGCAGCAGATGCAACCAGATGTTCACAGAGGGGGAGGAAATGTATCTGCAAG GATCAACAGTGTGGCATCCTGGCTGCAAGAACACGACCAgaacagaagacagacagagg CTTTTGCTACCATCCCTAACCCTTCTTCACAAAACGCAAAGGCAG CCGACATGTTCATCATCCGAAAGTATTTGTTCCAGACCTGGTTCAAGCATACCGGGCTCACCGGGTCATACGATCTAT GCAAAAGTAGACAATGAGATCCTTGATTACAGAGACCTAGCAGCCATCCCTAAAGTCAAAGCCATTTATGACATTGAGCGTCCAGATCTGATAACCTATGAGCCCCTTTATACCACGTCACTCGATGAGATTCAGGAGAGAAATGAGAGTTTGGGAGAG TTACACACCTTGAGGCGGGAGCGTTCCCCCATGCCTGATGACCGC TCTTCCAGAACCATGTCACCGACACCCTGTGCTGAG GGCTGTCATGACATGAGGGAACGCATCCTCCAGAGATCCACAAGCCAAGGCTCCATTGGCTCTCCTGTCTACAGTCGTCATAGTTACACTCCAACGATGTCACGGTCGCCACAGCATTTTCACCGACCGG GCACTGAGCCATCCAGTGGCAGAAGctcccccctctcctcccaTTGGCCAGACAGTCGGCCGGTTACACCGCCTCTCTCTATGACCCCTAACCACTTTCACCTCCCAG ATCAGGGCGCAAACATCTACAGGAAGCCGCCCATCTACAAACAGCATG CTGTCTTTGCAACCCAaagcaagtctgctgatgacatcaTCAAGTCGTCCAAGTTCCCCTCTGCCTTCGCTCCCAGTCTGGACGAAAGCGACTTCTGGCCCTGCCCGCCTTCCCAGGCCTTCCTAG GATCAGAAGGGAGGCGAAGGtcaagagaggaggaggaggaggactttCAGAAGCGCAGACAGCTTCAGGAGGAGCACCTCAGCAAG atccagtctggtctggggaAGCTGATCCTGAAGGAGGAAATGGAGAAAGAGATGAGTCGTGAACTCCACGGTCGAAGTGTCTCGGCTCAGCGCTACGATCCGCAGCAGAACTGCAGAGCAG ATCCAGCGTCAAAAACTTCCTCACTGCCAGGATATGGCAAGAATGGGCTGCATCGT CCTCAGTCCACAGATTTCATGCAGTACAACAGCTTTGGGGACGTATGTGGTGGCGCTAGAG AATTTCAG CACATGCAGGACAGTCACGTGCCACTAGCAAGAATGGACAGGGGTGTGTCTATGCCGAATATGTTGGAACCAAAA GTGTATCCCTATGAGATGCTGATGATCACCAGTCGAGGGCGCTCCAAACTGCCCAGAGACGTGGACAGAACCAGACTTgag CGCCACTTGGCTCCGGACACATTCTTCGAAATCTTCGGGATGGAGATCCAGCAGTTTGATCGTTTGCCATTGTGGAAGCGCAACGACATGAAGAAGAGGGCCAAGCTCTTCTGA
- the LOC114795571 gene encoding actin-binding LIM protein 1-like isoform X9, whose protein sequence is MVMVKEKVSHAQDSHHPSEKPLIHCSKCGEPCKGEVLRVQSKHFHIKCFTCKVCGCDLAQGGFFVKNGDYLCTLDYQRIHGTRCNACGDFVEGEVVTALGKTYHPNCFVCTICKRPFPAGDRVTFNGKDCLCQYCIQPMSPGPKDFMGPSSCAGCSRDIKNGQALLALDSQWHLGCFKCKACGKVLTGEYISKDGAPYCEKDYQIHFGVQCEVCQQFITGKVLEAGDKHYHPNCARCSRCNQMFTEGEEMYLQGSTVWHPGCKNTTRTEDRQRPTCSSSESICSRPGSSIPGSPGHTIYAKVDNEILDYRDLAAIPKVKAIYDIERPDLITYEPLYTTSLDEIQERNESLGELHTLRRERSPMPDDRSSRTMSPTPCAEGCHDMRERILQRSTSQGSIGSPVYSRHSYTPTMSRSPQHFHRPGTEPSSGRSSPLSSHWPDSRPVTPPLSMTPNHFHLPDQGANIYRKPPIYKQHAVFATQSKSADDIIKSSKFPSAFAPSLDESDFWPCPPSQAFLGSEGRRRSREEEEEDFQKRRQLQEEHLSKIQSGLGKLILKEEMEKEMSRELHGRSVSAQRYDPQQNCRADPASKTSSLPGYGKNGLHRPQSTDFMQYNSFGDVCGGAREFQHMQDSHVPLARMDRGVSMPNMLEPKVYPYEMLMITSRGRSKLPRDVDRTRLERHLAPDTFFEIFGMEIQQFDRLPLWKRNDMKKRAKLF, encoded by the exons ATGgtcatggtcaaggaaaaag TATCTCATGCCCAGGACAGTCACCACCCGTCAGAGAAGCCCCTGATACACTGCTCCAAATGCGGGGAACCATGCAAAGGAGAGGTTCTGCGGGTGCAGTCCAAGCACTTTCACATCAAGTGCTTCACATGCAAAG TGTGCGGCTGCGACCTGGCCCAGGGCGGCTTCTTTGTGAAGAACGGCGACTACCTGTGCACTCTGGACTACCAGCGCATCCACGGCacccgctgcaatgcctgtgGGGACTTTGTGGAGGGGGAGGTGGTGACTGCACTGGGCAAAACCTACCATCCTAACTGCTTCGTCTGCACCATTTGCAA ACGGCCATTTCCTGCTGGGGATCGAGTCACGTTTAATGGTAAAGACTGCCTGTGCCAGTACTGCATACAGCCAATGTCTCCTGGACCCAAAGATTTCATGGGACCAAGCA gctgTGCCGGCTGCAGCAGGGATATTAAGAATGGACAGGCTCTCCTGGCCCTCGACAGCCAGTGGCACCTGGGCTGCTTCAAGTGCAAAGCCTGCGGCAAAGTTCTCACTGGGGAGTACATAAGCAA AGATGGAGCACCTTACTGTGAGAAAGATTACCAGATCCATTTTGGAGTCCAGTGTgaagtgtgtcagcagttcatCACAGGAAAAGTGCTGGAG GCTGGGGACAAGCACTACCATCCCAACTGCGCTCGATGCAGCAGATGCAACCAGATGTTCACAGAGGGGGAGGAAATGTATCTGCAAG GATCAACAGTGTGGCATCCTGGCTGCAAGAACACGACCAgaacagaagacagacagagg CCGACATGTTCATCATCCGAAAGTATTTGTTCCAGACCTGGTTCAAGCATACCGGGCTCACCGGGTCATACGATCTAT GCAAAAGTAGACAATGAGATCCTTGATTACAGAGACCTAGCAGCCATCCCTAAAGTCAAAGCCATTTATGACATTGAGCGTCCAGATCTGATAACCTATGAGCCCCTTTATACCACGTCACTCGATGAGATTCAGGAGAGAAATGAGAGTTTGGGAGAG TTACACACCTTGAGGCGGGAGCGTTCCCCCATGCCTGATGACCGC TCTTCCAGAACCATGTCACCGACACCCTGTGCTGAG GGCTGTCATGACATGAGGGAACGCATCCTCCAGAGATCCACAAGCCAAGGCTCCATTGGCTCTCCTGTCTACAGTCGTCATAGTTACACTCCAACGATGTCACGGTCGCCACAGCATTTTCACCGACCGG GCACTGAGCCATCCAGTGGCAGAAGctcccccctctcctcccaTTGGCCAGACAGTCGGCCGGTTACACCGCCTCTCTCTATGACCCCTAACCACTTTCACCTCCCAG ATCAGGGCGCAAACATCTACAGGAAGCCGCCCATCTACAAACAGCATG CTGTCTTTGCAACCCAaagcaagtctgctgatgacatcaTCAAGTCGTCCAAGTTCCCCTCTGCCTTCGCTCCCAGTCTGGACGAAAGCGACTTCTGGCCCTGCCCGCCTTCCCAGGCCTTCCTAG GATCAGAAGGGAGGCGAAGGtcaagagaggaggaggaggaggactttCAGAAGCGCAGACAGCTTCAGGAGGAGCACCTCAGCAAG atccagtctggtctggggaAGCTGATCCTGAAGGAGGAAATGGAGAAAGAGATGAGTCGTGAACTCCACGGTCGAAGTGTCTCGGCTCAGCGCTACGATCCGCAGCAGAACTGCAGAGCAG ATCCAGCGTCAAAAACTTCCTCACTGCCAGGATATGGCAAGAATGGGCTGCATCGT CCTCAGTCCACAGATTTCATGCAGTACAACAGCTTTGGGGACGTATGTGGTGGCGCTAGAG AATTTCAG CACATGCAGGACAGTCACGTGCCACTAGCAAGAATGGACAGGGGTGTGTCTATGCCGAATATGTTGGAACCAAAA GTGTATCCCTATGAGATGCTGATGATCACCAGTCGAGGGCGCTCCAAACTGCCCAGAGACGTGGACAGAACCAGACTTgag CGCCACTTGGCTCCGGACACATTCTTCGAAATCTTCGGGATGGAGATCCAGCAGTTTGATCGTTTGCCATTGTGGAAGCGCAACGACATGAAGAAGAGGGCCAAGCTCTTCTGA
- the LOC114795571 gene encoding actin-binding LIM protein 1-like isoform X12 has product MVMVKEKVSHAQDSHHPSEKPLIHCSKCGEPCKGEVLRVQSKHFHIKCFTCKVCGCDLAQGGFFVKNGDYLCTLDYQRIHGTRCNACGDFVEGEVVTALGKTYHPNCFVCTICKRPFPAGDRVTFNGKDCLCQYCIQPMSPGPKDFMGPSSCAGCSRDIKNGQALLALDSQWHLGCFKCKACGKVLTGEYISKDGAPYCEKDYQIHFGVQCEVCQQFITGKVLEAGDKHYHPNCARCSRCNQMFTEGEEMYLQGSTVWHPGCKNTTRTEDRQRPTCSSSESICSRPGSSIPGSPGHTIYAKVDNEILDYRDLAAIPKVKAIYDIERPDLITYEPLYTTSLDEIQERNESLGELHTLRRERSPMPDDRSSRTMSPTPCAEGCHDMRERILQRSTSQGSIGSPVYSRHSYTPTMSRSPQHFHRPDQGANIYRKPPIYKQHGSEGRRRSREEEEEDFQKRRQLQEEHLSKIQSGLGKLILKEEMEKEMSRELHGRSVSAQRYDPQQNCRADPASKTSSLPGYGKNGLHRPQSTDFMQYNSFGDVCGGAREFQHMQDSHVPLARMDRGVSMPNMLEPKVYPYEMLMITSRGRSKLPRDVDRTRLERHLAPDTFFEIFGMEIQQFDRLPLWKRNDMKKRAKLF; this is encoded by the exons ATGgtcatggtcaaggaaaaag TATCTCATGCCCAGGACAGTCACCACCCGTCAGAGAAGCCCCTGATACACTGCTCCAAATGCGGGGAACCATGCAAAGGAGAGGTTCTGCGGGTGCAGTCCAAGCACTTTCACATCAAGTGCTTCACATGCAAAG TGTGCGGCTGCGACCTGGCCCAGGGCGGCTTCTTTGTGAAGAACGGCGACTACCTGTGCACTCTGGACTACCAGCGCATCCACGGCacccgctgcaatgcctgtgGGGACTTTGTGGAGGGGGAGGTGGTGACTGCACTGGGCAAAACCTACCATCCTAACTGCTTCGTCTGCACCATTTGCAA ACGGCCATTTCCTGCTGGGGATCGAGTCACGTTTAATGGTAAAGACTGCCTGTGCCAGTACTGCATACAGCCAATGTCTCCTGGACCCAAAGATTTCATGGGACCAAGCA gctgTGCCGGCTGCAGCAGGGATATTAAGAATGGACAGGCTCTCCTGGCCCTCGACAGCCAGTGGCACCTGGGCTGCTTCAAGTGCAAAGCCTGCGGCAAAGTTCTCACTGGGGAGTACATAAGCAA AGATGGAGCACCTTACTGTGAGAAAGATTACCAGATCCATTTTGGAGTCCAGTGTgaagtgtgtcagcagttcatCACAGGAAAAGTGCTGGAG GCTGGGGACAAGCACTACCATCCCAACTGCGCTCGATGCAGCAGATGCAACCAGATGTTCACAGAGGGGGAGGAAATGTATCTGCAAG GATCAACAGTGTGGCATCCTGGCTGCAAGAACACGACCAgaacagaagacagacagagg CCGACATGTTCATCATCCGAAAGTATTTGTTCCAGACCTGGTTCAAGCATACCGGGCTCACCGGGTCATACGATCTAT GCAAAAGTAGACAATGAGATCCTTGATTACAGAGACCTAGCAGCCATCCCTAAAGTCAAAGCCATTTATGACATTGAGCGTCCAGATCTGATAACCTATGAGCCCCTTTATACCACGTCACTCGATGAGATTCAGGAGAGAAATGAGAGTTTGGGAGAG TTACACACCTTGAGGCGGGAGCGTTCCCCCATGCCTGATGACCGC TCTTCCAGAACCATGTCACCGACACCCTGTGCTGAG GGCTGTCATGACATGAGGGAACGCATCCTCCAGAGATCCACAAGCCAAGGCTCCATTGGCTCTCCTGTCTACAGTCGTCATAGTTACACTCCAACGATGTCACGGTCGCCACAGCATTTTCACCGACCGG ATCAGGGCGCAAACATCTACAGGAAGCCGCCCATCTACAAACAGCATG GATCAGAAGGGAGGCGAAGGtcaagagaggaggaggaggaggactttCAGAAGCGCAGACAGCTTCAGGAGGAGCACCTCAGCAAG atccagtctggtctggggaAGCTGATCCTGAAGGAGGAAATGGAGAAAGAGATGAGTCGTGAACTCCACGGTCGAAGTGTCTCGGCTCAGCGCTACGATCCGCAGCAGAACTGCAGAGCAG ATCCAGCGTCAAAAACTTCCTCACTGCCAGGATATGGCAAGAATGGGCTGCATCGT CCTCAGTCCACAGATTTCATGCAGTACAACAGCTTTGGGGACGTATGTGGTGGCGCTAGAG AATTTCAG CACATGCAGGACAGTCACGTGCCACTAGCAAGAATGGACAGGGGTGTGTCTATGCCGAATATGTTGGAACCAAAA GTGTATCCCTATGAGATGCTGATGATCACCAGTCGAGGGCGCTCCAAACTGCCCAGAGACGTGGACAGAACCAGACTTgag CGCCACTTGGCTCCGGACACATTCTTCGAAATCTTCGGGATGGAGATCCAGCAGTTTGATCGTTTGCCATTGTGGAAGCGCAACGACATGAAGAAGAGGGCCAAGCTCTTCTGA
- the LOC114795571 gene encoding actin-binding LIM protein 1-like isoform X10, with product MVMVKEKVSHAQDSHHPSEKPLIHCSKCGEPCKGEVLRVQSKHFHIKCFTCKVCGCDLAQGGFFVKNGDYLCTLDYQRIHGTRCNACGDFVEGEVVTALGKTYHPNCFVCTICKRPFPAGDRVTFNGKDCLCQYCIQPMSPGPKDFMGPSSCAGCSRDIKNGQALLALDSQWHLGCFKCKACGKVLTGEYISKDGAPYCEKDYQIHFGVQCEVCQQFITGKVLEAGDKHYHPNCARCSRCNQMFTEGEEMYLQGSTVWHPGCKNTTRTEDRQRPTCSSSESICSRPGSSIPGSPGHTIYAKVDNEILDYRDLAAIPKVKAIYDIERPDLITYEPLYTTSLDEIQERNESLGELHTLRRERSPMPDDRSSRTMSPTPCAEGCHDMRERILQRSTSQGSIGSPVYSRHSYTPTMSRSPQHFHRPGTEPSSGRSSPLSSHWPDSRPVTPPLSMTPNHFHLPDQGANIYRKPPIYKQHGSEGRRRSREEEEEDFQKRRQLQEEHLSKIQSGLGKLILKEEMEKEMSRELHGRSVSAQRYDPQQNCRADPASKTSSLPGYGKNGLHRPQSTDFMQYNSFGDVCGGAREFQHMQDSHVPLARMDRGVSMPNMLEPKVYPYEMLMITSRGRSKLPRDVDRTRLERHLAPDTFFEIFGMEIQQFDRLPLWKRNDMKKRAKLF from the exons ATGgtcatggtcaaggaaaaag TATCTCATGCCCAGGACAGTCACCACCCGTCAGAGAAGCCCCTGATACACTGCTCCAAATGCGGGGAACCATGCAAAGGAGAGGTTCTGCGGGTGCAGTCCAAGCACTTTCACATCAAGTGCTTCACATGCAAAG TGTGCGGCTGCGACCTGGCCCAGGGCGGCTTCTTTGTGAAGAACGGCGACTACCTGTGCACTCTGGACTACCAGCGCATCCACGGCacccgctgcaatgcctgtgGGGACTTTGTGGAGGGGGAGGTGGTGACTGCACTGGGCAAAACCTACCATCCTAACTGCTTCGTCTGCACCATTTGCAA ACGGCCATTTCCTGCTGGGGATCGAGTCACGTTTAATGGTAAAGACTGCCTGTGCCAGTACTGCATACAGCCAATGTCTCCTGGACCCAAAGATTTCATGGGACCAAGCA gctgTGCCGGCTGCAGCAGGGATATTAAGAATGGACAGGCTCTCCTGGCCCTCGACAGCCAGTGGCACCTGGGCTGCTTCAAGTGCAAAGCCTGCGGCAAAGTTCTCACTGGGGAGTACATAAGCAA AGATGGAGCACCTTACTGTGAGAAAGATTACCAGATCCATTTTGGAGTCCAGTGTgaagtgtgtcagcagttcatCACAGGAAAAGTGCTGGAG GCTGGGGACAAGCACTACCATCCCAACTGCGCTCGATGCAGCAGATGCAACCAGATGTTCACAGAGGGGGAGGAAATGTATCTGCAAG GATCAACAGTGTGGCATCCTGGCTGCAAGAACACGACCAgaacagaagacagacagagg CCGACATGTTCATCATCCGAAAGTATTTGTTCCAGACCTGGTTCAAGCATACCGGGCTCACCGGGTCATACGATCTAT GCAAAAGTAGACAATGAGATCCTTGATTACAGAGACCTAGCAGCCATCCCTAAAGTCAAAGCCATTTATGACATTGAGCGTCCAGATCTGATAACCTATGAGCCCCTTTATACCACGTCACTCGATGAGATTCAGGAGAGAAATGAGAGTTTGGGAGAG TTACACACCTTGAGGCGGGAGCGTTCCCCCATGCCTGATGACCGC TCTTCCAGAACCATGTCACCGACACCCTGTGCTGAG GGCTGTCATGACATGAGGGAACGCATCCTCCAGAGATCCACAAGCCAAGGCTCCATTGGCTCTCCTGTCTACAGTCGTCATAGTTACACTCCAACGATGTCACGGTCGCCACAGCATTTTCACCGACCGG GCACTGAGCCATCCAGTGGCAGAAGctcccccctctcctcccaTTGGCCAGACAGTCGGCCGGTTACACCGCCTCTCTCTATGACCCCTAACCACTTTCACCTCCCAG ATCAGGGCGCAAACATCTACAGGAAGCCGCCCATCTACAAACAGCATG GATCAGAAGGGAGGCGAAGGtcaagagaggaggaggaggaggactttCAGAAGCGCAGACAGCTTCAGGAGGAGCACCTCAGCAAG atccagtctggtctggggaAGCTGATCCTGAAGGAGGAAATGGAGAAAGAGATGAGTCGTGAACTCCACGGTCGAAGTGTCTCGGCTCAGCGCTACGATCCGCAGCAGAACTGCAGAGCAG ATCCAGCGTCAAAAACTTCCTCACTGCCAGGATATGGCAAGAATGGGCTGCATCGT CCTCAGTCCACAGATTTCATGCAGTACAACAGCTTTGGGGACGTATGTGGTGGCGCTAGAG AATTTCAG CACATGCAGGACAGTCACGTGCCACTAGCAAGAATGGACAGGGGTGTGTCTATGCCGAATATGTTGGAACCAAAA GTGTATCCCTATGAGATGCTGATGATCACCAGTCGAGGGCGCTCCAAACTGCCCAGAGACGTGGACAGAACCAGACTTgag CGCCACTTGGCTCCGGACACATTCTTCGAAATCTTCGGGATGGAGATCCAGCAGTTTGATCGTTTGCCATTGTGGAAGCGCAACGACATGAAGAAGAGGGCCAAGCTCTTCTGA